The Halopelagius inordinatus genomic interval AGACGAAGTGGCGCTGCAGCGAGTGCGGGTTCGGGTTCATCCAAATCGGCGACGACATCACCACCGCAAAAGCGTAACCCGTCGAAAAGCGGTCTCTACTCTTCTCCGTCGTCGAGCGCGTGCCACGAGAGTCGCGGGTTCCGCGCGGCATCCGTCTGGTCGATGCGCTGCGCAGTCGTCCGCGACGGCGCGCCTTCGAGTTCCTCCTCGGAGTCGCCGAGCGACGCGTTGAACGCGTGCGCCAGGTCGTCGAGGGAGTCTCGGCTCTCGACTTCGGTCGGTTCGGTGAGCATCGCCTCGGGGACGAACTCGGGCCACTTCGTCGTCGGCGGGTGGACGCCGTAGTCGAGCATTCGTTTGGCCACGTCCGCGGCATCTCTGTCGCCCGCCGTCGCGGCGAACTCGTGGTGGAACGGGCTGTACGGCACCTCTAAGTCCACGTTCTCCGCGAGGTAGTTCGCGTTGAGGACGGCTTTCGCGCTCGCGTCCGCCAACCCCTCGTCGCCGAGGCGGGCGATGTAGGCGTACGCCTTCACGAGGACGAGCCAGTTACCGAGGTAGCCATGGACTTTGCCCACCGACCGCTCTGGGTCGTACAGTTCGTAGGACCCGCCGCGTTCGCGAACGTGCGGTTTCGGCAGGAACTCCGCGAGTTCGGCGACGACGCCCACCGGTCCCGCGCCGGGTCCGCCGCCGCCGTGCGGCGTCGCGAACGTCTTGTGGACGTTGTAGTGCATGATGTCGAAGCCCATGTCGCCGGGGCGCCCCCGGCCCAACAGCGCGTTGAGGTTCGCGCCGTCGTAGTAGAGCAGTCCGCCCGCGTCGTGGACCATCTCCGCGATTTCGACGATGTCGCGCTCGAAGAGACCCACCGTGTTCGGGTTGGTGAGCATCAGCGCGGCGGTGTCCTCGGAGACTGCGGCGTCGAGCGCTTCGACGTCCACGCGGCCGTCGTCGTCCGACGGGAGTTCGACCACGTCGTACCCCGCCATCGCGGCGGACGCGAAGTTCGTGCCGTGCGCGGAGGCGGGGACGATGACCTCGCTTCTGTCGTCGCCGTTGGCCTCGTGGTACGCCTTCGCGACGAGGATGCCCGCGAACTCGCCCGCCGCGCCCGCGGGCGGTTGGAGCGTCACGGCGTCCATCCCGCCGATGCGGCCGAGGTAGTCCTGCAGGTCGTACAGCAGTTCGAGCGTCCCCTGCGAACTCCGGACCGAGCGGTCCGGGTGGACCGCCGCGTTCGGGTCGGCGGCGACGTCCTCGGTGAACGAGGGGTTGTACTTCATCGTACACGACCCGAGAGGGTACGGTCCCATCTCCACGCTCCAGTTCATCTGCGAGAGGCGCGTGTAGTGGCGGGCCAGTTCGGGTTCCGAGAGGTCGGGTAGTTCCACCGAGTCGCGCGTCAGGTCGTCCGGAAGCGGCGAGTCCCCCTCGCCGGTTTCGACGCGCGTCGAGTTCTTCTCCGAGAGGAGCGGTTCGTACAGATCCTCTCGGGAGTAGCGTGCTTGGTCGAAATCCATCAGAGTACCTCCTCGAACGCCGAAACGAGGGCGTCCGTCTTCGCAGCGTTCAGGTCCGTAACGCAGACCTGCAGTCGGTGCTCGCCGACGACGTGGACGGCGAACCCCTCCGATTCGAGGTCCGACGCGATGGCCGTCGCGGGTTGGTCCACGTGAGCGACGAACTCGCGGAAGTGGTGTCGGTCGTGGACCGGCGCGCGGACGCCTTTCAGGCCGCTTAACTCCGCGGCCAGCGACTCGGCGTCGGTGACGCACTGCTTTGCGAGGTCCACGAGGCCCGAGGGGCCGAGAGAGGCGACGTGCATCGCCGTCCGAAGCGCCACCCACGCCTGATTTGTACAGATGTTCGAGGTGGCTCGCTCCTTGCGGATGTGCTGTTCGCGCGTCTGGAGGGTGAGCGTGTACGCGCGCATGTCTGCGGCGTCTTCGCTCGCGCCGACGAGGCGGCCCGGCACCTGACGGAGGAACTCCTCGCGAGTGGCGAACAGGCCGAGTCCCATGCCGTAACTCGTCGGCATGCCGAGTGCGTCCGCCTCGCCGACGACGACGTCCGCGCCGACTGCGGCGGGTTCTTCCAACAGTCCGAGAGCGACCACGTCCGTCCCGAGACAGAACAGCGCACCGTTCTCCTCGGCGATGTCGCCGATTTCCGAGAGGCGGGGTTCGATACTCCCGCGGACCGTCGGGTTCTCGGCGTAGACCATCGCCGCGTCTTCGCCGACCTGCGCCCGGAGGGCGTCGATATCGACGGTTCCGTCGTCCATCGCGTACGTCTCCACCGTGAGGTCAGTTCCGGCGACGTAGTTGTCGAGGACGCCGCGTTTGCCCTCGTGGAGAATCTCGGGGACGAGAACGCGGGTGCCGGAGACGCGCCGGACGCGCCCGGCGAGGCGCGCCGCCTCGGCGAGTGCGGTGGCGGCGTCGTACATCGAACAGTTCGCCACCGGCAGGCCCGTCAGTTCGACGAGCATCGACTGGTACTCGAAGAGCACCTGCAGGAACCCCTGCGTTATCTCCGGTTGGTACTGCGTGTAGGAGGTGAGAAACTCGGACCGCCGCGAGAGGTCGTCCACGAGAGCGGGGACGTAGTGTGAGTGGTGGTCGCGGCCGAGGAACTCCGTCAGGTCGTCGTTCTTGGCCAGCGTGCGCGACATCTCCCGTCGCGCCTCGCGTTCGCTTCGGGCTTCGATGCCGAACTCGCCGTCGAAGCGAACTCCTTCGGGGATGTCGAAGAGGTCCTCTTGGCTCTCGACGCCGACGGCTTCGAGCATCGCTTCGGTCTCTGCGTCCGTGTGCGGCGCGTAAGGGCTTCCCCGCGTCATTCGGTCTGGTCGCGGTACTCCTCGGGGGAGAGCAAGCCGTCGAACGCCCCCTCCTCGGTCACCTCTATCTTCAGCATCCATCCGTCGCCGTACGGGTCGTCGTTGACGTACTCGGGGTGGTCGAACAGGTCCTCGTTTATCTCGACGACGGTGCCGGAGACGGGCGCGTACAGGTCTGAGACGGCCTTGATGCTCTCTACGACGCCGAACTCGTCGCCCTGTGAGACCTCGTCTCCCTCGTCGGGCAGTTCGACGTAGACGACGTCGCCCAGTTCGTCCTGCGCGAAGTCGGTGATACCGACCGTCGCGACGTCGTCTGTGGTTGCGTACTCGTGCGATTCCAGATACTTTCGGTCTTCGGGAACTTCGAACATTTATCTATCCTCAAGGAAGGGTGGTGTGGTTATCTTCGCGCGCTTTTCCTCGCCGCGGATGACGACGCCGACGTTCGACCCCGACGAGGCGTACCCGACCGGGACGTAACCGAGAGCGACCGCTTCGCCCAGTGTCGGACTCATCGTCCCGGACGTCACGCGACCGATGACGTCGCCGTCTCGGTCGGTCACGTCGTATCCGTGGCGGGCGACGCCGCGGTCTAACAGACGCAGACCGACGAACTTCTCCGTTACGCCCTCCGCTTCGACGCGTTCGAGGGCGTCTCTACCGACGAACTCCGTGTCGAGTTTCACCGTGAACCCGACGCCCGCCTCGTAGGGGTTGTGCGGTTCCTCCGCGGGGTCGAAATCCTGCCCCGAGAGCAGAAACCCCATCTCGATGCGCAGGGTGTCGCGAGACCCGAGGCCGCAGGGTTGGCAGTCGAACGCCTCCCAGACCGTCTCGGCGTCCTCGGACGGACAGAGAATCTCGAACCCCGGTTCGCCCGTGTAGCCGGTTCGAGCGACCCACGACCGGACGCCCGCCACGTCCGCGTAGGTGGCCTCGAACCGCGAGAGGTCCGAGAGCGGCCCCTCCGCCGCCGCCGTCACGAGACCCGGTGCGTCCGGGCCCTGAACGGCGAACATCGCCCACTCCTCTGTCACGTTTCGAACCGTCGCGTCGAGACCCCACTTCTCGCGGTGGTCTGTCCACCGGTCGTACATCTCCTCGTCGTGACCCGCGTTCGGGACGAAGAGAAACGTCGCCTCGTCGTCCGGGAGGCGGTAGACGACGGTGTCGTCGAGAATCGTGCCCTCGTCGTCCGTTATCATCGCGTACTGCGAATCACCCGGCGAGAGCGCCGTCACGTCGTTCGTCGTGAGTCGCTGCATCAACGTCGTCGCGTCGGGGCCGGACACCTCTATCTCCCCCATGTGGGAGACGTCGAAGATACCGGCCGACTCGCGGACCGACGCGTGTTCGTCTCTGATCGAATCGAACTCGACCGGCATGTCCCACCCGCCGAACTCCGTGAACTTCGCGTCTCGCGCGGCGTGAACGTCGTGCAACGGCGGTTTGCGAAGGGCCATGGTAGCAGGTTGGCACGCGGGAAGTAATGCTTTGGTATCTCGGAGATGGGGACTCGTCCCGTCGGATATTCGACTATAAATCACATCCTGCGATATGAAATCTGCTCGGAGCCAGGTGTGCAAGAGAGGCTCCGCTGAAATCAGTGGCAACTGATACAAACGGCGTACTGAGCAGAAACGTCCAGCATTCTGCCGCCTATCGGTAAGCGATGACGTTCCTGTTCCGACCGCCAGTGTGAGTGAAAAACGGGCACGTATTCTCGGCGCTATCAGTATCGTCCTGTCCGTTCTCGCCGTGACCTATTTCGTTCTCTGGCTCGCCGGACTCGTCTGAGCTATCTGACCGACTCGCGCTCTTTCGGCACGAACTCGGAACCCTCTTGTCCGCGATTGTGTGGAACGGCCGTTTCGAGGCGAGAACGGCTGTCCCCCGCCGGTGCGTCGGGCCTCGCCGCTCTCAGTAGATGAGTTCCGTGTCGTTTTCGACCGCGTACAGCGTTCGCGCCGCGATGTTCACGGCGTGGTCGGCGACGCGCTCTAAATCACGGATCGTAAGCAGCACCCGAGAGACGTCGTCCAGTAGTTCCTCGACGGCCCACGCGTCGCCGAGCGCCTCCTCTTCGATCAGGTCGCGCGCGACTGCGTGGTTCGCTCGCTGGCAGAGCGCGTCGATTTCGTCGTCGCGCGCCGCAATCTCCCGACAGGCGTCGGCGTCTCCGTTCGCGTACGCTTCGAGGCTTCGCTCGACGAGTTCCGTCGCGTCCCGACCGATCTCGTCGAGACCGACGTCCGGCGTGAACGTTCGGTCGGCCGCGAGTGCGTACTGAGCGAGATTCGTCGCCAGGTCACCGATGCGTTCGATGTCGGTGCTGATCTTGAACGACGCGGCGACGAACCGCAGGTCCGAGGCGACGGGTTGCTGGAGTGCGACCAGTTCGATACAGCGCCGTTCCAGTTCGAGGTACGTCTCGTTGACCGCGCTATCGCCGTCGATCACTTCCCGAGCGACCGCTTCGTCGCCGGTCGCCAGACTGTCTATCGCCATACCGAGGCGTTCGACGACCGTCTCGCCCATCGCGGTGACGTCCGCTCGGAGTTCCACCAACGACTGCTGGTAGGTTTCTCGCGTCACGGCGACCACCCGAACGCGCCGGTGCTGTCTGCTCGGTGTTCCTCGCCGAGTGACTCCGGCCGAAAGGATGTGCGGGGCGCGCGCGCCTCGATTATCGCCGCCGTCGGCGCTTGCGGTTCGGTCGGGTTTCCCGCGCCGGTCGCGATACGGCCCGTTCGAGCGCCACCGTGCGCCTTTCCGTTCGTCTCTGACGTTGTCTGTGACATGTTGCGTACTCCGTTAGTCTCTATCGTAGACGACTGCCGCCGCAGGGGGGTCGGTACCGACGACTACGGCGATGACCGAGACGCGCGAGGGAGACACCGGCGAGACGACCGATTCCGGGCGGCGCGACTCCGCTGACTTCCGGACGGTCGGACGTACGGTGATTCGATTCTCGTGTCGGTGGTCCCGCGAAGACGACGGGGTCCGACGCGCCGCCTCGGTCACTGACTCTCTCGTCGGGCGGGCTCAGATATCCGTCGCGCGTCCTCGGGGGAGGCGATGTTCGCCGCGGTACGGTGTCGGACAGACGCTCTGCATCGCGTGGCACCGACTGAATCCGGAGGCTCCCGCGGTAAGGCGGTTTATAATAGGGGTACGTACGTCTCAGAGGCGTCCGGAACGCTCTGAGAGAACTGACCGATATAGATACTGCTGCGTAATATATAGATATCACCCGTCAGGGCGCGACTGCGCGGCCGACGAGAACGAAGCGACTCCGAACGAGACCTAAATAGTTTGGACTCGTGTTGATGCCCCTCCCTTGGTTACCCAGAATCGATGAGTACCGAATCCACGTCGGAGTCTCTCAGCGCCGTCGACCGCTCTGTGGACACTCTGTTCGACGCTCTGTCGGACGACCGCCGGAGATACGTACTCACGTACCTTCGCGAGAGCGAGAACGCGGTACGGCTGGACGCACTCGCGGAGGCAGTCGTCGCCTGGGAACGCGGACGGACAGTCGAAACTCGGGCGCCCACCCCGGAGAACGTCGCTATCTCGCTTCACCACAGACATCTCCCGAAGTTAGAGCGCACCGGTCTCACCGAACGAACCGCAGACGGCGTCTCTCTGACCGAACGCGGCGCATCCGCGGCGGAGTCGTTCTCTGCGGCGTCGGCCGAACGGCCGGACGGGGGCAACAGTGCATGAGTCGCCCCCTCCCGTCGAGAACGCGCCGGAGACCGAAAGCCCCAGAATCCGAATCAGATGACAATCGCCGAAGTCCACGTCTCGCACCCCGAATTCGCTCTCGGTCCCACGTTACGGGACGCGCCGGACGTGGACATTCGACGGGAGAGCCAGCCCGTTCCGGTCGGCGATACCGACACGCTTCTGTTGTTCTTCACCGCCGCGGGGAACTTAGAGGGGTTCGACGAGGTGTTGGCGGGCGACCCCACCGTGACGAACGTCCGCCTTCTCGCGGAACTCCCGGACAAGCGCGTCTACTGCGTCGAACTCGCGGACCACGCGAAACTCGTCACGTACAAACTGGCCGAGT includes:
- the gcvPB gene encoding aminomethyl-transferring glycine dehydrogenase subunit GcvPB, with amino-acid sequence MDFDQARYSREDLYEPLLSEKNSTRVETGEGDSPLPDDLTRDSVELPDLSEPELARHYTRLSQMNWSVEMGPYPLGSCTMKYNPSFTEDVAADPNAAVHPDRSVRSSQGTLELLYDLQDYLGRIGGMDAVTLQPPAGAAGEFAGILVAKAYHEANGDDRSEVIVPASAHGTNFASAAMAGYDVVELPSDDDGRVDVEALDAAVSEDTAALMLTNPNTVGLFERDIVEIAEMVHDAGGLLYYDGANLNALLGRGRPGDMGFDIMHYNVHKTFATPHGGGGPGAGPVGVVAELAEFLPKPHVRERGGSYELYDPERSVGKVHGYLGNWLVLVKAYAYIARLGDEGLADASAKAVLNANYLAENVDLEVPYSPFHHEFAATAGDRDAADVAKRMLDYGVHPPTTKWPEFVPEAMLTEPTEVESRDSLDDLAHAFNASLGDSEEELEGAPSRTTAQRIDQTDAARNPRLSWHALDDGEE
- the gcvPA gene encoding aminomethyl-transferring glycine dehydrogenase subunit GcvPA; protein product: MTRGSPYAPHTDAETEAMLEAVGVESQEDLFDIPEGVRFDGEFGIEARSEREARREMSRTLAKNDDLTEFLGRDHHSHYVPALVDDLSRRSEFLTSYTQYQPEITQGFLQVLFEYQSMLVELTGLPVANCSMYDAATALAEAARLAGRVRRVSGTRVLVPEILHEGKRGVLDNYVAGTDLTVETYAMDDGTVDIDALRAQVGEDAAMVYAENPTVRGSIEPRLSEIGDIAEENGALFCLGTDVVALGLLEEPAAVGADVVVGEADALGMPTSYGMGLGLFATREEFLRQVPGRLVGASEDAADMRAYTLTLQTREQHIRKERATSNICTNQAWVALRTAMHVASLGPSGLVDLAKQCVTDAESLAAELSGLKGVRAPVHDRHHFREFVAHVDQPATAIASDLESEGFAVHVVGEHRLQVCVTDLNAAKTDALVSAFEEVL
- the gcvH gene encoding glycine cleavage system protein GcvH, which produces MFEVPEDRKYLESHEYATTDDVATVGITDFAQDELGDVVYVELPDEGDEVSQGDEFGVVESIKAVSDLYAPVSGTVVEINEDLFDHPEYVNDDPYGDGWMLKIEVTEEGAFDGLLSPEEYRDQTE
- the gcvT gene encoding glycine cleavage system aminomethyltransferase GcvT gives rise to the protein MALRKPPLHDVHAARDAKFTEFGGWDMPVEFDSIRDEHASVRESAGIFDVSHMGEIEVSGPDATTLMQRLTTNDVTALSPGDSQYAMITDDEGTILDDTVVYRLPDDEATFLFVPNAGHDEEMYDRWTDHREKWGLDATVRNVTEEWAMFAVQGPDAPGLVTAAAEGPLSDLSRFEATYADVAGVRSWVARTGYTGEPGFEILCPSEDAETVWEAFDCQPCGLGSRDTLRIEMGFLLSGQDFDPAEEPHNPYEAGVGFTVKLDTEFVGRDALERVEAEGVTEKFVGLRLLDRGVARHGYDVTDRDGDVIGRVTSGTMSPTLGEAVALGYVPVGYASSGSNVGVVIRGEEKRAKITTPPFLEDR
- the phoU gene encoding phosphate signaling complex protein PhoU; amino-acid sequence: MTRETYQQSLVELRADVTAMGETVVERLGMAIDSLATGDEAVAREVIDGDSAVNETYLELERRCIELVALQQPVASDLRFVAASFKISTDIERIGDLATNLAQYALAADRTFTPDVGLDEIGRDATELVERSLEAYANGDADACREIAARDDEIDALCQRANHAVARDLIEEEALGDAWAVEELLDDVSRVLLTIRDLERVADHAVNIAARTLYAVENDTELIY
- a CDS encoding DUF7344 domain-containing protein, with the protein product MSTESTSESLSAVDRSVDTLFDALSDDRRRYVLTYLRESENAVRLDALAEAVVAWERGRTVETRAPTPENVAISLHHRHLPKLERTGLTERTADGVSLTERGASAAESFSAASAERPDGGNSA